The following proteins come from a genomic window of Phnomibacter ginsenosidimutans:
- a CDS encoding 3-oxoacyl-ACP synthase III family protein, with protein MNTFRSVITGTGAFIPPVVKKNIDFTVHNFYDEHHQRITTSPTEIVQKFQEITGIAERRYVNEDMNCADMAVLAARQAIENSGINPETLDQIIVAHNFGNVLKHTIQTDVLPAIASRVKHSLGIQNSACVAYDLLFGCPGWIQGVIQADAFFKAGMAKKH; from the coding sequence ATGAACACATTCCGCTCGGTTATTACAGGTACAGGAGCATTTATTCCTCCTGTTGTTAAAAAGAATATTGATTTCACAGTCCACAATTTTTACGACGAGCATCACCAGCGCATTACCACTTCGCCCACAGAAATTGTGCAGAAGTTTCAGGAGATAACGGGCATTGCAGAACGCCGGTATGTAAATGAAGACATGAACTGCGCCGACATGGCGGTGCTGGCGGCCAGGCAGGCCATTGAAAACAGTGGCATCAATCCGGAAACGTTAGATCAGATTATTGTTGCCCACAATTTTGGCAACGTACTCAAGCATACTATTCAAACAGATGTGTTGCCTGCTATTGCCAGCAGGGTAAAGCACAGCCTCGGCATTCAGAATTCTGCCTGTGTGGCATACGACTTATTGTTTGGTTGCCCCGGCTGGATTCAGGGAGTTATTCAGGCCGATGCTTTTTTCAAAGCAGGCATGGCTAAAAAGCATTGA
- a CDS encoding LytR/AlgR family response regulator transcription factor → MRVILVDDEPHARAYLRQLLEQHFGWLQLLGEADSVSTALELISAYRPDLLLLDIKLGQDTAFDLLEALGDFRCQVIFITAHDAYAIRAFRIAAVDYLLKPLQCQALAVALQRARELHALYAAQPVWRDLSTIVQELQRASKTITLPERTSYRRVPIAQITYCCTRHAGAQVYLQNGDRLMVNKELRELQQQLETSGFMRCHQSYLVNEAHVSSIQKEDGQLLLVLTDGSKVPVARANLAWVRMRLQM, encoded by the coding sequence ATGCGAGTCATTCTTGTAGATGATGAACCGCATGCCCGTGCTTATTTGCGGCAGTTGCTGGAGCAGCATTTTGGCTGGTTGCAATTGTTGGGCGAAGCGGATTCGGTATCTACTGCTTTGGAGCTGATATCCGCTTACCGTCCTGATTTATTGTTGCTGGACATTAAACTGGGGCAGGATACCGCATTCGATTTGCTGGAGGCACTTGGTGATTTCAGGTGCCAGGTTATTTTCATTACGGCACATGATGCATATGCTATCCGGGCGTTCAGGATTGCGGCTGTGGATTACCTGTTGAAGCCATTGCAGTGTCAGGCACTGGCGGTGGCCTTGCAGCGGGCCAGGGAGTTGCATGCGTTGTATGCTGCGCAGCCTGTGTGGCGGGATTTGTCGACCATTGTACAAGAGTTGCAAAGGGCGTCTAAAACCATCACTTTGCCTGAGCGGACGAGTTATCGAAGGGTGCCGATAGCACAGATTACGTATTGTTGTACCCGCCATGCCGGTGCGCAGGTGTATTTACAAAACGGCGACCGGTTGATGGTGAACAAGGAGCTGCGGGAGCTTCAGCAGCAGTTGGAAACATCTGGTTTTATGCGTTGTCATCAATCCTATCTGGTGAATGAAGCGCATGTGAGCAGCATACAGAAAGAAGACGGGCAGTTGCTGCTGGTGTTGACAGATGGCAGTAAGGTGCCGGTGGCAAGGGCGAATCTTGCCTGGGTAAGAATGCGGTTGCAGATGTAG
- a CDS encoding c-type cytochrome: MTVATTDSVWQAPSLYIDRTTTGPERELIVYGAELIKNTAQYLGPKGTVAQISNGMNCQNCHLDGGRKAWGNNYSAVYSMYPKFRERSGMYESIYKRVSDCFERSLNGTAPDSNSREYAAIFAYIKWLGKDVAKGEQPKGSGIEKLPYLNRAADPVKGETVYINQCKSCHGANGEGMMDGDKLVYPPLWGPHSYNDGAGLFRLSNFAGYVKANMPFNMASHSKPTLSNEEAWDVAAFVNSQPRPHKDQTHDWPHIDKKPIDFAFGPYADGFDEKAHKYGPYAPIAAARKR; the protein is encoded by the coding sequence ATGACAGTAGCTACAACAGACAGTGTATGGCAGGCACCCAGTTTGTATATTGATAGAACAACGACAGGACCCGAGCGGGAACTAATTGTATATGGAGCAGAGCTGATTAAAAATACCGCCCAATATTTAGGCCCTAAAGGCACGGTGGCACAAATCAGCAATGGCATGAATTGCCAGAACTGTCATCTTGATGGCGGCAGAAAGGCATGGGGTAATAATTATTCCGCCGTGTACAGCATGTATCCCAAATTCAGGGAGCGAAGCGGCATGTACGAAAGCATTTACAAAAGAGTGAGTGATTGTTTTGAACGCAGTTTAAACGGCACCGCACCTGATAGCAACAGCCGTGAGTATGCAGCCATTTTTGCTTACATCAAATGGTTGGGAAAAGATGTAGCGAAAGGAGAGCAGCCCAAGGGAAGCGGTATTGAAAAGTTGCCGTATCTCAACCGTGCTGCCGATCCGGTGAAAGGAGAAACGGTTTACATCAATCAATGCAAAAGCTGCCATGGCGCCAATGGCGAAGGCATGATGGATGGCGATAAGTTAGTGTATCCACCACTCTGGGGACCGCATAGTTACAACGATGGGGCCGGCTTGTTTCGCTTGTCCAATTTTGCAGGCTATGTAAAAGCCAATATGCCTTTTAATATGGCCAGTCATAGCAAACCTACGCTAAGCAATGAAGAAGCCTGGGATGTAGCTGCCTTTGTGAACAGCCAGCCAAGACCGCACAAAGACCAAACCCACGATTGGCCGCATATCGATAAAAAGCCAATTGATTTTGCCTTTGGTCCGTATGCCGATGGCTTTGATGAAAAGGCACATAAATACGGACCATACGCACCCATTGCTGCAGCCAGAAAACGGTAG
- a CDS encoding 3-oxoacyl-ACP synthase III family protein has protein sequence MIIGTETLSRVVDVYDRDSMIFSDGAGACVLEYQEVDEATGPGILSASVASHCTDEAYYLYLGKSNFPGSDPRVRYIKMKGRKVYEYAMQHVPQAMKDCLDKSGVGIDALKKVFIHQANEKMDEGIIKRMFRLYDKKEVPASIMPMNIHLLGNSSVATVPTLYHSVVSGAQEGHSLHSGDVVMFASVGAGMNINAVSYRF, from the coding sequence TTGATTATTGGTACCGAAACCCTTAGCAGGGTGGTGGATGTGTACGACCGCGACAGCATGATATTCAGCGATGGTGCGGGTGCTTGTGTGCTGGAATACCAAGAAGTAGATGAAGCCACCGGCCCTGGTATACTGAGTGCCAGCGTGGCCTCCCATTGCACCGACGAAGCCTATTATTTATACCTCGGCAAATCTAATTTTCCCGGCAGCGATCCTCGTGTTCGCTACATCAAAATGAAGGGCCGAAAAGTGTATGAGTATGCCATGCAGCATGTGCCGCAGGCCATGAAGGATTGTTTGGATAAAAGTGGTGTGGGCATTGATGCGTTGAAGAAAGTCTTCATTCATCAGGCCAATGAAAAAATGGATGAAGGCATCATCAAACGCATGTTCCGCTTGTACGACAAGAAAGAAGTACCTGCGAGCATCATGCCTATGAACATTCACTTACTCGGCAACAGCTCTGTGGCCACAGTGCCTACTTTGTATCACTCCGTAGTGAGTGGGGCACAAGAAGGCCACAGCCTGCACAGCGGCGATGTGGTGATGTTTGCCAGCGTAGGCGCCGGCATGAATATTAATGCTGTAAGCTATCGGTTTTGA